One window of Streptomyces sp. FIT100 genomic DNA carries:
- a CDS encoding aminotransferase class V-fold PLP-dependent enzyme produces the protein MSTTDLTTAPRPLTLADGRPAAAAWSLDPAVKHLNHGSFGAVPLPAQEEQNRLRRQMDASPVQWFPALPEKVAAARSSIAGFLRVAADDLALVPNASAGASVAYANVPARPGGEVLVTDHGYGAVTMGAERLARRWGGTLRTAHVPLDADAHTAYESVVAELDEATGLIVLDHITSATARWMPVERIAEEARRRGVPILVDGAHVPGLADDPLSGLDCDIWVGNLHKFGCAPRGTAALVARTELRDSLHPLIDSWGAPEPFPARFDTQGTVDATSYLATPTALGFVEDTWGWATARTYMRELADYAERIIAAAFSELTGEDCRVDVGMPVNALRLVKVPAPLAATHAEADALRDRVARELGVATAFTSFGGVGYLRLSTHVYNTAADYEYFAERCVPVLGAWSRNQSHGGQR, from the coding sequence GTGAGCACGACAGACCTCACCACTGCACCGCGCCCTCTCACACTCGCCGACGGCCGCCCCGCCGCCGCCGCATGGTCGCTCGATCCCGCGGTGAAACACCTCAACCACGGGTCGTTCGGGGCGGTCCCGCTGCCGGCCCAGGAGGAGCAGAACCGGCTGCGCCGGCAGATGGACGCCTCGCCCGTGCAGTGGTTCCCCGCACTGCCGGAGAAGGTCGCCGCCGCACGAAGCTCGATCGCCGGCTTCCTCCGGGTCGCGGCCGACGACCTCGCCCTCGTCCCCAACGCCAGCGCCGGCGCGAGCGTGGCCTATGCCAATGTGCCGGCACGGCCCGGCGGCGAGGTCCTGGTCACCGATCACGGCTACGGCGCCGTGACCATGGGCGCCGAACGCCTCGCCCGCCGCTGGGGCGGCACGCTCCGCACGGCCCATGTGCCGCTCGACGCCGACGCCCACACCGCCTACGAGTCGGTGGTGGCGGAACTGGACGAAGCGACCGGCCTGATCGTCCTTGACCACATCACCTCGGCGACCGCCCGCTGGATGCCGGTGGAGCGGATCGCCGAAGAAGCCCGCAGACGCGGCGTCCCGATCCTCGTGGACGGCGCCCATGTGCCCGGACTTGCCGACGACCCCCTCTCCGGGCTCGACTGCGACATCTGGGTCGGCAACCTCCACAAGTTCGGCTGCGCCCCGCGAGGCACGGCAGCGCTGGTGGCGCGCACGGAACTGCGCGACAGCCTCCACCCGCTGATCGACTCCTGGGGCGCTCCCGAACCCTTCCCCGCCCGCTTCGACACCCAGGGGACCGTGGACGCCACGAGCTATCTCGCCACGCCCACCGCCCTCGGCTTCGTCGAGGACACCTGGGGATGGGCGACCGCCCGCACCTATATGCGCGAACTGGCCGACTACGCGGAACGGATCATCGCGGCGGCCTTCTCCGAACTGACCGGCGAGGACTGCCGCGTGGACGTGGGCATGCCGGTCAACGCCCTGCGGCTGGTGAAGGTCCCCGCCCCGCTGGCCGCCACCCACGCCGAGGCCGACGCGCTGCGCGACCGGGTGGCGCGGGAGCTGGGGGTCGCGACGGCGTTCACCAGCTTCGGCGGCGTCGGCTATCTGCGCCTGTCGACGCACGTGTACAACACGGCGGCCGATTACGAGTACTTCGCCGAGCGCTGCGTCCCCGTGCTCGGCGCATGGTCCCGCAACCAGTCCCACGGAGGACAGCGATGA
- a CDS encoding FadR/GntR family transcriptional regulator, translating into MSAVDKAFHGLRRMISSGRLGAGQRFPPEGDLCEELGVSRSSLREAVRMLAALGAVEARHGSGTFVSQLRPEDLLGRLSLTIELLPLDGLLELFEIRRVLESHVMAQAAARITPEELETLYGLLDTIEASVDPAEFADHDHRFHAEIARIGGSPSMEALLAVFRSRSRHYRVFALPEGPDFKRAGDEDHRVIVTALANRDPASAASAAAAHIARSERWLSATRPPVTEEAVTEEAMDEPANEPG; encoded by the coding sequence ATGTCCGCAGTCGACAAGGCGTTCCACGGCCTGCGCCGCATGATCTCCAGCGGCCGTCTCGGCGCCGGCCAGCGGTTTCCGCCGGAGGGCGATCTGTGCGAGGAGCTCGGGGTCTCCCGGAGTTCGCTGCGGGAGGCGGTGCGCATGCTCGCCGCCCTCGGCGCGGTCGAGGCCCGGCACGGCTCGGGCACCTTCGTCTCACAGCTGCGGCCGGAGGACCTGCTCGGCAGGCTGTCCCTGACGATCGAACTGCTCCCGCTCGACGGTCTGCTGGAGCTCTTCGAGATCCGGCGGGTCCTGGAGTCGCACGTGATGGCGCAGGCCGCCGCCCGGATCACACCCGAGGAGCTGGAGACCCTCTACGGCCTTCTCGACACGATCGAAGCCAGCGTGGACCCGGCGGAGTTCGCCGACCACGACCACCGCTTCCATGCGGAGATCGCCCGTATCGGGGGCAGTCCCTCCATGGAGGCGCTGCTCGCGGTCTTCCGGTCCCGCTCCCGCCATTACCGTGTCTTCGCGCTGCCCGAGGGGCCGGATTTCAAACGGGCGGGTGACGAGGACCACCGGGTGATCGTCACCGCCCTGGCGAACCGCGACCCGGCGTCGGCGGCGAGTGCGGCGGCCGCGCACATCGCCCGCAGCGAACGCTGGCTCAGCGCCACCCGTCCGCCCGTGACGGAGGAGGCCGTGACCGAGGAGGCCATGGACGAGCCGGCGAACGAGCCCGGCTGA
- a CDS encoding multidrug efflux SMR transporter, with amino-acid sequence MSWLFLGLAILTEVIATLCLRASEGGRHKVWLAPVVLGYVASFAFLSLSLHRGVAIGVAYGIWTAVGVALTAIASRFLFHEPLTRLMGVGIALIAAGVVLIDLGETH; translated from the coding sequence GTGAGCTGGCTCTTCCTCGGGCTCGCCATCCTCACGGAGGTCATCGCGACGCTCTGCCTCCGCGCTTCGGAGGGCGGTCGCCACAAGGTGTGGCTGGCCCCGGTGGTCCTCGGCTACGTCGCGTCCTTCGCGTTCCTGAGCCTGTCCCTCCACCGGGGCGTGGCCATCGGCGTCGCGTACGGCATCTGGACCGCGGTGGGCGTCGCCCTGACGGCGATCGCGTCGCGCTTCCTCTTCCACGAGCCGCTGACGCGCCTGATGGGCGTGGGCATCGCTCTCATCGCGGCAGGCGTCGTACTGATCGACCTGGGCGAGACGCACTAG
- a CDS encoding multidrug efflux SMR transporter, with translation MNRWLLLVTAIVLEVAGTLALRAAVDHPAWYALVAVGYIGAFVALACVLRLGMGVGVAYGIWGACGVALTAVLATVFFGEPLTAPMGLGIALVIGGVLVVELGSQAAHRRGPEAGA, from the coding sequence ATGAACAGATGGCTCCTGCTGGTGACGGCGATCGTCCTGGAGGTCGCCGGCACCCTGGCCCTGAGGGCGGCCGTCGACCACCCTGCCTGGTACGCCCTGGTGGCCGTCGGCTACATCGGGGCCTTCGTCGCGCTGGCCTGCGTACTGCGCCTGGGCATGGGCGTAGGAGTGGCCTACGGCATCTGGGGGGCCTGCGGGGTCGCTCTCACGGCGGTCCTGGCGACCGTCTTCTTCGGCGAACCGCTGACGGCACCGATGGGGCTCGGCATCGCCCTGGTCATCGGCGGTGTGCTGGTGGTGGAGCTCGGCTCCCAGGCGGCGCACCGCAGAGGGCCGGAGGCGGGCGCGTGA
- a CDS encoding polyprenyl synthetase family protein, producing the protein MSETVEEASPSRPVRGSESPPVLARAHTLTEAALRTEIDRLPPALSKMSRYHLGWCDSQGNRTDPGGGGKGVCLALPILSAEAAGAEATTGVPGAVALELVHIFTHMHDDIMDGDAWRRHRQSVWKVFGTGPAILTGDALLVLAVRALAAAPGAGPRTIEGFADACLDLASGQALDLAYEELPLDDIDLDAYLAMAGGKTGALYGCALSIGAELAGAPASTVSALRYAGRELGLVAQMVDDINGMWGDPAVTGKPVLNDLIRRKKTLPVLAAIRARDSVRHRFVESWLADGSVDESPDSTADSTAGAMLAALEDANARAFCDERAEHHYRQALAHLEALQMTATVRAELGDLARFIRHRRA; encoded by the coding sequence GTGTCCGAGACCGTCGAGGAGGCATCTCCGTCGCGGCCCGTCCGCGGCAGTGAGTCGCCCCCCGTGCTGGCGAGGGCGCACACGCTCACCGAGGCGGCGCTCCGTACCGAGATCGACCGGCTGCCTCCAGCCCTCTCGAAGATGAGCCGGTACCACCTCGGCTGGTGTGACTCCCAGGGAAACCGGACGGACCCGGGCGGCGGAGGGAAAGGCGTCTGCCTGGCGCTGCCGATCCTGTCCGCGGAAGCGGCCGGAGCGGAGGCGACCACCGGGGTCCCGGGCGCGGTCGCGCTCGAACTCGTGCACATCTTCACGCACATGCACGACGACATCATGGACGGGGATGCCTGGCGGCGGCACCGGCAGAGTGTGTGGAAGGTCTTCGGTACCGGGCCGGCGATCCTCACCGGTGACGCGCTGCTCGTCCTGGCCGTACGCGCCCTCGCGGCGGCACCGGGTGCCGGACCCCGGACGATCGAGGGCTTCGCCGACGCCTGCCTCGACCTGGCGTCCGGCCAGGCGCTGGACCTCGCCTACGAGGAACTCCCGCTCGACGACATCGATCTGGACGCCTATCTGGCCATGGCCGGGGGCAAGACCGGCGCGCTGTACGGGTGCGCTCTGTCCATCGGTGCCGAGCTCGCGGGTGCACCCGCGTCCACGGTCTCCGCGCTGCGGTACGCCGGCCGGGAGCTGGGGCTGGTCGCGCAGATGGTCGACGACATCAACGGGATGTGGGGAGACCCCGCAGTCACGGGCAAGCCGGTGCTCAACGACCTGATACGGCGCAAGAAGACCCTGCCCGTGCTGGCGGCGATCCGTGCCCGGGACTCCGTACGACACCGCTTCGTGGAGTCGTGGCTCGCGGACGGGAGCGTGGACGAGAGCCCCGACTCCACCGCCGACTCCACGGCCGGGGCGATGCTGGCCGCGCTGGAGGACGCCAACGCCCGTGCGTTCTGCGACGAGCGGGCGGAGCACCACTACCGGCAGGCCCTCGCACACCTGGAGGCGTTGCAGATGACCGCCACGGTGCGCGCCGAACTCGGCGATCTCGCCCGTTTCATCCGCCACCGCCGAGCCTGA